Genomic window (Candidatus Krumholzibacteriota bacterium):
TTCGCCACGACACGGACATTGTAGATCCCCGGGTCGTCCGGGGCGATCCACCCGATCGAGAGTCCCTCGGCGACGATGAGCGAACCCGCCTCGGCGGTCCAGTTGTATGTGGGCCACGTCCCGGAGGCCTGGCCGGTCGCCTGGACGGTGAGCTGCGCCTGTTCGCCGGGCGCCGGGGCGAGCGGGTTGCAGATGATCGTCAACGCGTCGACCTCGTCGCCGGTGACGGGACCGTTGGGGTCGTCTTCGCTGCTGCAGCTCGCGACGACGAAAAGCGCCGCCGCGGAGAGAATCATGAGGAACCGGGTCCGGTCTGTCTTCCACCGTGCCACTGCAAACCTCCGGGTCATCGTGCGAACGTCCGATTATCCAGGGAAATACGGTGTTCTACCTTGCCTTGCGTTTCATCAGAAAATAAATCCTTACCCGGCAATAAAATAGTAACGGGGGGCGGGAAATTCAAGAAAATTCTGTGCGGTGGCGGACCGGGGGAACCCATACGGAACGGGGCGCCCGCGTCGCGGGCGCCCCGTGTGACGGTAGGTGAGCCGGCCGGCCTAGTACATGCCACCCATGCCGCCGCCCATGCCGCCCATGCCGCCGGGCATCTCCGGAGCCGAATCCTTCTCCGGGATCTCGGTGATGATGCACTCGGTGGTGAGCAGCAGGGCCGCGATGCTCGCGGCGTTCTGCAGGGCGCTGCGCGCGACCTTCGTCGGATCGACGATGCCGGCCTCGAGCATGTTCATGTATTCGCCGACGGCGGCGTTGTAGCCGACGTCCTTGTTCTTTTCCCTCTTGAGGGCCTCGACCACGACCGAGCCTTCCTGCCCGGCGTTGGCCGCGATCATCTTGACGGGCTCCTCGAGGGCGCGCATGACGATCGTCGCCCCGATCTTCTCCTCGGCGGAGAGCTCGAGCTTGCCGATCGCGTCTGCGGCCTGGAGCAGCGTGATGCCGCCGCCGGGGACGATGCCCTCCTCGACGGCCGCGCGGGTGGCGGCGAGGGCGTCCTCGACGCGCGCCTTCTTCTCCTTCATCTCGGTCTCGGTCGCGGCCCCGACCTTGATGACGGCGACGCCGCCGGCCAGCTTCGCCAGCCGCTCCTGGAGCTTCTCGCGATCGTAATCGGAGGTGGTGTCCTCGATCTGCACCTTGATCTGGTTCACGCGCTCCTTCACCTTGGCGGCCTTGCCGGCCCCCTCGATGACGGTCGTGTTCTCCTTGTCGATCGTGATCTTCCTCGCCTGGCCGAGATCGGTGACGACGGCGTTCTCGAGCTTGAAGCCGGTCTCCTCGGAGACCACGCGGCCGCCGGTGAGGACGGCGATGTCCTCGAGCATCGCCTTGCGGCGATCGCCGAAGCCGGGGGCCTTCACCGCGGCGACCTGCAGGGTCCCGCGGAGCTTGTTGACCACGAGCGTCGCGAGAGCCTCGCCCTCGACGTCCTCGGCGATGATCAGGAGCGGCTTGTTGAGCTGCGCGACCTTCTCGAGAACGGGCAGGAGGTCCTTCATCGCGGAGATCTTCTTGTCGTGGATGAGCACGTAGGCGTCCTCGAGAATCGTCTCCATCCGCTCGGCGTCGGTGACGAAGTAGGGGCTGAGGTAGCCGCGGTCGAACTGCATCCCCTCGACCTTCTCGAGGCTCGTGTCCATCGATTTCGCCTCGTCGACCGTGATGACGCCGTCCTTGCCGACCGCGTCCATCGCCTCGGCGATCAGCTCGCCGATCTCCTTGTCGTTGTTCGACGAGATCGTGGCGACCGAAGCGATCTCCTCGCGCTTGCGGACCTGGCGGGAGCGCTTCTTGATGTAATCGACGGCCGCATCGACGGCCTTGTGGATCCCCTTCTTGATGAACATCGGGTTGGCGCCGGCCGTGACGTTCTTCAGGCCTTCCTTGATGATCGCCTGGGCGAGGATCGTGGCGGTCGTCGTGCCGTCGCCGGCGACGTCCTGGGTCTTCGTGGCCACTTCCTTGACCATCTGCGCGCCCATGTTCTCCCACGGATCCTTCAGTTCGATCTCCTTGGCGATCGTCACGCCGTCGTTGGTGATCGTGGGTGAGCCGAATTTCTTGTCGAGGATGACGTTCCGGCCGCGAGGACCGAGTGTCACCTTGACCGCGTTCGCGAGGATGTCCACGCCCGCCTTGAGCCGGTCGCGGGCGTCCACATCGAATTTGATCTGCTTGGCCATCGGTATCTCTCCTTCCTGTGCCGGCTAGAGGACGGCGAGGATGTCGCTCTCCCTGAGAATCAGGTACTCGACGTCGTCGACGGTGATCTCGGTGCCGGAATACTTGCCGTAGAGGACGCGGTCGCCCTTCTTCACCTCGAGCGCGATGCGCTCGCCGTTCGTCTCGTTGAGACGGCCCTTGCCCACGGCGATGATCTCGCCCTCCTGGGGCTTCTCCTTGGCGGTGTCGGGAATGATGATATTGCCCTTCTTGACCTCCTTCTGGTCAAGAGGCTTGACGAGAACCCGATCGGCCAACGGCTTGATCTTCATCGCGATCCCCCTTTCCCTTTCTTTAGTAAGAAGTTGGCACTCCACTACATTGACTGCTACATCCGTGAGATGCAAATATATTTGCCGGCCGCTTGAAATGCAACGAGCCTGGCGGGACCTCGGCAGAAACCTGGCATGCATGCCGGGTAAATTCCGGAACATTACTTTTGATATCGTAATATATCTCTTGATTGCGCCGTTTTTCGACGTATTCAGTTTGAGGCGCCGGGGCCGTTCATCTGGCCGATCAGCTCGAGTCCGAGGAAGATGAGGTCCGGCTCCCGCCGTGTTTCGGGTCCGAGACCGGCGCCGGCCGGGCCGGCCGCCCCGCCGGTCAAAAGGACGGGAACGTTGTCGCCGAGGACGGCGAGGGACGCATCGACGAGGCCCCGCACGGCCGCGGCGAGCCCGCGGAGGACGCCGGCGGCGATCGCCTCGCGTGTCGAGCGGCCGGGCAGGGGCGCGTCCTGTCCGATCGTGTCGAGTTCGGGGAGGGCGCCCGTCCCCCGGTGGAGCGAGGAGAGAAGAAGCGCGGGGCCGGGAAAGATCGTCCCGCCGAGAAAGCCGCGCCGCGAGAGGCAGTCGACGGTGACCGCCGTGCCGGCGTCGACGATCACCGCCTCCTCGAGGCCGAGCGCCGCCGCGCCGCAGGCGGCCGCGATGCGGTCGGCGCCGAGGCGATCGGGACGCTCGACGAGCAGCGGGAAGGGGAGTTGCCGTTGCGCTCCCGCCTCGACGACGGGGAGACCCGCCTCGGCGAGAGCCCCGCGGATGGCCGCGAGCGCGGCGGGGACGACGCAGGAGAGGACGGCGCGGTCGGCCGCCGCCGCCATCGACTTCACGATCGCCGCGTCGTTTGAGGCGCCCTCCCGCCGGTCGACGATGTGCCCCTCCCGCACGAGGGCGGCCTTCAGCGAACGGTTGCCCCGGTCGATGAGCAATGTCCGGCTCACGGCTCCTCCTTCCGGAGCGACAGGTCCCCCGCGGCGATTACCCGCCGCCCCCCGTTCGTCTCGACCACGGCGCATCCAGCGTCGTCGACCCCGGCGAGGCGTCCCGAAAGCCCGTCCGGAAGGGTCACCCGCTCTCCCCGCCAGAGCATCCGTTCCTCGTAGGCGCCCCTGACGGGGGCGAATCCCTCCCGCGTCCAGGCGTCGTAGATTTCCCCGAAGGAGTCCAGGATCGCGGCGAGAACCTCTCCCCGGTGAAAAACTCGTTTCGCAGCGACGCGCAGGGAGACGGCCGGCGCGTCGACGCCCGCCGCGAGCGCGGCCGGCGTCTCGTTCACGTCGAGCCCCATGCCGACGACCACGGCCCCGCCCTTCGCCTCGGCGAGGATCCCCCCCGCCTTCAGGCCGTCGATCCAGACGTCGTTCGGCCACTTCACGCCCGCGCCCGCGGCGAAGCGGTCGATCGCCCGGACGGCGGCGAGGCCGAAAAGACAGGTCAGCCCGGCGGGATTCCGCGCGGGACGGAGGAGGAGCGAGAAGGCGAGACCGCCCTCGAGCGATACCCACCCGCGTCCGGCACGCCCGCGCCCCGCCGATTGTCCTGCGGCGACGAAGAGGGCGCCCTCGGGCGCGCCCTTCGCCGCGGCCGCTGCCGCGACGTCGTTGGTCGAACTGGTTTGCTCGAGGAGGCAGACCGGGCGCCCCAGGCGGCACTCGCCCAGAAGCCGGCGCAGCGTCGCAGGGTGCAGGTCCGGGGCGGGCAACGGCACCATCAGCGCGCCTCCAGTGTGAGCGAGAGATCGAGCGAGGGGGCCGAGGAGGTCAGCGAACCGACCGATATGAAATCGACGCCGGGCAGCGCGTACCGGGCGACGCTCTCGAGCGTGATCCCGCCCGAGACCTCTATCTCCGGCCTCCGGGGCCAGCTTTCCACCTCGCGCACCGCCGCGGCGATCGAACCGGGATCGAAGTTGTCGAGCATGACCCGGAACGGCGTCGCCTCCCGCAGCTCGGCGAGCTCGGCGAGGGAGGACACCTCGATCTCGGCGGCCGCGAGCTCTTCCGGCTTGAGCAGGGCGATCACGAGGCCGAGCCCGCCGGCCGCGGCGATGTGGTTCTCCTTGACGAGGACCATCGCGGCGAGGTTCGCGCGATGATTGGCCCCGCCGCCGTGCACGACGGCTTCCTTCTCCAGCCGGCGCAACCCCGGCGTCGTTTTCCGCGTGTCGAGGATCGTCGTTCCCGTCCCGTCGACGGCCGCCGCGAACCTGCTCGTCAAGGTGGCCACGCCGGAGAGGCGGCCGAGGAAATTGAGCGCCGTCCGCTCCCCCGCCAGGATCGGGGCGAGCGGCCCCTCGATCGTCGCCGTGCGGTCGCCGGCGGCGACCCGTTCGCCGTCCTCGCGGCCGCGACGGTACCTGATGGAATCGTCGAGACGCGCGAAGACGGCCTCCGCCGCCCGGTGCCCCGAGATGACGCCCGGCGCCTTCGCCGTGATCACCGCGAGCCCGCGGGCGCCGGCGTCCACGAGGAGGGTCGTCGTCGCATCGGCGTCAGCGCGGTCCTCGGCGAGCGCCCCGTCCACGAGCCGGCGTAACTCCCTGTCCATCGTACCCCCGTTTCGTGTATTCGCCGAGTCGCAGGCGGATCTCCTCGATCCGGTCCCTGAGACTCGCCGCCTTCTCGAAGTTCAGCGCCTCCGACTCCCGCCACATCTCCTCCTCGAGACGGC
Coding sequences:
- the groL gene encoding chaperonin GroEL (60 kDa chaperone family; promotes refolding of misfolded polypeptides especially under stressful conditions; forms two stacked rings of heptamers to form a barrel-shaped 14mer; ends can be capped by GroES; misfolded proteins enter the barrel where they are refolded when GroES binds), with translation MAKQIKFDVDARDRLKAGVDILANAVKVTLGPRGRNVILDKKFGSPTITNDGVTIAKEIELKDPWENMGAQMVKEVATKTQDVAGDGTTTATILAQAIIKEGLKNVTAGANPMFIKKGIHKAVDAAVDYIKKRSRQVRKREEIASVATISSNNDKEIGELIAEAMDAVGKDGVITVDEAKSMDTSLEKVEGMQFDRGYLSPYFVTDAERMETILEDAYVLIHDKKISAMKDLLPVLEKVAQLNKPLLIIAEDVEGEALATLVVNKLRGTLQVAAVKAPGFGDRRKAMLEDIAVLTGGRVVSEETGFKLENAVVTDLGQARKITIDKENTTVIEGAGKAAKVKERVNQIKVQIEDTTSDYDREKLQERLAKLAGGVAVIKVGAATETEMKEKKARVEDALAATRAAVEEGIVPGGGITLLQAADAIGKLELSAEEKIGATIVMRALEEPVKMIAANAGQEGSVVVEALKREKNKDVGYNAAVGEYMNMLEAGIVDPTKVARSALQNAASIAALLLTTECIITEIPEKDSAPEMPGGMGGMGGGMGGMY
- the groES gene encoding co-chaperone GroES, with product MKIKPLADRVLVKPLDQKEVKKGNIIIPDTAKEKPQEGEIIAVGKGRLNETNGERIALEVKKGDRVLYGKYSGTEITVDDVEYLILRESDILAVL
- a CDS encoding type III pantothenate kinase, producing MSRTLLIDRGNRSLKAALVREGHIVDRREGASNDAAIVKSMAAAADRAVLSCVVPAALAAIRGALAEAGLPVVEAGAQRQLPFPLLVERPDRLGADRIAAACGAAALGLEEAVIVDAGTAVTVDCLSRRGFLGGTIFPGPALLLSSLHRGTGALPELDTIGQDAPLPGRSTREAIAAGVLRGLAAAVRGLVDASLAVLGDNVPVLLTGGAAGPAGAGLGPETRREPDLIFLGLELIGQMNGPGASN
- a CDS encoding biotin--[acetyl-CoA-carboxylase] ligase translates to MVPLPAPDLHPATLRRLLGECRLGRPVCLLEQTSSTNDVAAAAAAKGAPEGALFVAAGQSAGRGRAGRGWVSLEGGLAFSLLLRPARNPAGLTCLFGLAAVRAIDRFAAGAGVKWPNDVWIDGLKAGGILAEAKGGAVVVGMGLDVNETPAALAAGVDAPAVSLRVAAKRVFHRGEVLAAILDSFGEIYDAWTREGFAPVRGAYEERMLWRGERVTLPDGLSGRLAGVDDAGCAVVETNGGRRVIAAGDLSLRKEEP
- the nadC gene encoding carboxylating nicotinate-nucleotide diphosphorylase — translated: MDRELRRLVDGALAEDRADADATTTLLVDAGARGLAVITAKAPGVISGHRAAEAVFARLDDSIRYRRGREDGERVAAGDRTATIEGPLAPILAGERTALNFLGRLSGVATLTSRFAAAVDGTGTTILDTRKTTPGLRRLEKEAVVHGGGANHRANLAAMVLVKENHIAAAGGLGLVIALLKPEELAAAEIEVSSLAELAELREATPFRVMLDNFDPGSIAAAVREVESWPRRPEIEVSGGITLESVARYALPGVDFISVGSLTSSAPSLDLSLTLEAR